The genomic interval CGAAAGGAGATGCGCCCATGTCGAAGCACGGAATCAAGCCCCTCCCCTACGCGAACGACGCGCTGAAGGGAATCGGGGCAAAGACCATCGAGATTCACCACGACAAGCTCTACGCCGGATACGTCAACAAGCGGAACGAGATCGAGGAATCCCTGGCCAAGGTGGACCGCGGCAAGGCGAATCAGATCTACAGCGAGATGCGTGGGCTGAAGCACGAGGAGACCTTCGCCGCGAACGGCCAGATACTCCACGAGATCTACTTCTCGATCATGGGCGGAGACGGGCAGGCGAAGGGCGAGGTCGTCGACAAGATCAAGGAAGACTTCCGCACGTTCGCCGCGTGGGAGGAGGACTTCAAGGCCTCCGCCATGTGCGCCCGCGGCTGGGTCGTGCTCGCCTACGATCCCACCGACGGCCGGCTCCACAACTTCATCGGCGACTCCCAGAATCAGGGCGGCGTCTGGGGCACGTTCCCGATCCTGAATTGCGACACGTACGAGCACTCCTATTTCATTGACTACGGCAGTGACCGCAAAGCCTACGTCGAGGCGTTCATGCGGAACGTGAATTGGACCGAGGTGAACCGCCGCTACACCGCGGCGACGCAGATGGCGATGGCCAGGAAGTAGACGTTGGTTCATTGCAGCCCAGCGGGCGCGCGTGCATATTGCACGGCGCCCGCTTTTCGCTTCCGCGCCCGGCGTGAATCGGAACCC from Candidatus Eisenbacteria bacterium carries:
- a CDS encoding superoxide dismutase; amino-acid sequence: MSKHGIKPLPYANDALKGIGAKTIEIHHDKLYAGYVNKRNEIEESLAKVDRGKANQIYSEMRGLKHEETFAANGQILHEIYFSIMGGDGQAKGEVVDKIKEDFRTFAAWEEDFKASAMCARGWVVLAYDPTDGRLHNFIGDSQNQGGVWGTFPILNCDTYEHSYFIDYGSDRKAYVEAFMRNVNWTEVNRRYTAATQMAMARK